In Salvelinus alpinus chromosome 19, SLU_Salpinus.1, whole genome shotgun sequence, the genomic stretch TACGGTGTTGTATATTTCCCACGGGCTTTAAAGGCATGATTGACCATATATGGTTAATTGGGGACGTTTCGAAATGCAAAAAGCCAAAGTTGTGTGTGAGCACTTAGTCTGAAAACAATTGGTATTTATCAATGGTTATCTCTTACCAGTGTGCATATGACACTTGTAAGGTTTGTTTGATAAATCACACTTTTTGAATGCGTATGATCATTCTAAATTCCATTCAGAAGTAGTATTTTAGAATAGTTTCTATGCAATATTGATAATTGAGGCCCCTGAAGTGgttggggagagacagagagagttaccTTGTCCTCCTTGTCCTCCTTGGAGTCAACCACAGGGAAGTCCTGTAGTGACTGTTTGGTTCTCTCGTTGCCGTAGGAACCCACTGCCCCTTTATGAAGCTTTGCCTCGATGGGGTTCAAAATACCTGAGGAGAGAGGCTTCAGATGGAACATTTACCCCTAACAAACTGAAGATTTAGCAGAAGTTACCAGATGGGCTATGCTCTTTCCTCTATCTCCATTACTCCCCCCCATAAGTTCTTCCCCAGTCCTTTCCCTGGTGTGTAGCCCATCTTCTGGATGAGTTTCTGGCCAATCCCCTTTGTGTTTCTCCCAGGTGCCCAGGTCTCCTCCAGCCCGGATACCAGCTGCAAACCCAGACCTCTGGGACTGGCTGTTGCCACGGAAATTACCACCCTGGAGAGATCAGACAGAAGAGGAGGGAGATAATCAAAATCAGTCATCCTAATAAttccatctgtcagtaatatgtgATTCTGTGTTGAACCTTTGAGTCACAGAAGCTAATGATCCTTCAGCGTCCAATAAAACACACGTACAGTCTGCAGTCTCTTCGGTGCAGGGTCGCGGGGTGGGGAAGGTGTTGTCATTGTCAGAGTCATCTGACCCTCCACCTCTCTGCTGCTGTTGCTTCTCCTCTGCTGCTGACTTACGCAGCCCCACACTCACAAAACTCACCGGTGCAGAGTAGTCCTTAGACCTTGTATTGCGAGAGTAGACACAGACCCAATGAAGACCACGAGATTGTGAGATCCATCTCTGCCACCCTCCCCTCTTTCTGAATGTGTCTGTTGTTCAGTCATCTGCATGTTATCAGATTGTGAGTTTACAGGAGCCAGCCTCCTACCTCTTCCCTCCGAAGCTGGGTCTCTCATCGTCGGAGTCTCCCCTCTCTGCCCAGATGCCATAGACGGCCTCTTCtttggtctgtctgtgtctgcagcGCTCTGTGTTAAATTCATTGGCCAGGTCCCATTCGGTCACCTCAaacttctccacctctaccccctcctcctcctcctctccctgccgTCCGTACAGGTGGGACATAGACACGTCTGGGCCTCTGAGAGGAAGAACATTAACTGACAGTAATCAAAGTTATCATAAAGGAATAGTTCCCCCAGAAATCAAACAGTCACATCCTCTTATGGAATTGTAGAAAGTATGGTCACCTATGGTGGTCTAGACATTTGTCTGTCTACAGCTTTATGGCTAAACAATTGAAGCGACAGGGTCCTGTTGGCATGCAGAATATATAGCTAGTTTGTTTGCTAGTAAGATGAGTTAGTTGGCTCATTAATCCTTGCTAACTAAAAGTTAGCTAACCAGCTAGCTCGTTATCATTCCTAGCCATTGTGCTACTACGGCATCGCTCGTTGGACGAGCTCGATTTACATTGCTTGGAAAGAAAGCAATTTTAACTTAAATGCTTACCTGATTGTTCAGTTGTTGCACCTATCAATGAAAGCAAATAACATTCGATCATACGTGAGAGTATCGGTATCATTCACTAATGTGTCTAATCTATCTAGATTGGTCAAGTGAGTATATGGATGTATGTAGCTAGATAGATAGATCGCTAACTAGCTACCTAAGCGAATTGGTCCAGATGTGGACATATCCACCGGAAGTAGTTAATGGAAGGGGTGCTGCGATTTTTTTTCCAGCGCTGAAGACTTCTATATCAGTcggctaatacaggactagtaaaggccagGTGCACTACTCTTGTGAAAaaaaatgtaactaaatgtatGAGTGTTTACCAGCATTTTCTAATTGAGCCTGATAAATATCTGCacaaaacagttaatctgataatacttGTTGAATATAAAATTACAATGTGGGTCTCTGCAGATGGACTAATGAAGTACTGTTGTATACtatgaactatgaaataacacatatggaatcatgtaaccaaaaagtgttaaacaaatcaaaatatattttatatgtgagattattcaaagtagccaccctttgccttgacagctttgcacactctcgacatactctcaactagcttcatgaggtagtcacctgaaatgcatttaaattaataggtgtgccttgttaaaaggcaatttgtggaatttctttccttaatgcatttgagccaatcagttgtgttgtgacaaggtagggttggtatacagaagagagtcctatttggtaaaagaccaagtccatattatggcaagaacagctgaaataagcaaagagaaacgacagccattattattttaagacatgaagttcagtcaatacggaaaattaagaactttgaacatttcttcaagtgcagttgcaaaaaccatcaagcgctgatGAAGAAACTGActgtcatgaggaccgccacaggaaaggaagacccagagttacctctgctgcagaggataagttcattagagttaactgcacctcagattgcagcccaaataaatgtttcagagttcaagtaacagacacatctcaacatcaactgttcagaggagactgcttgaaatcagtccatggttgaattgctgcaaagaaaccactactcaaaaggcaccaataagaagagacttgctttgaccaagaaacaagagcaatggacattagaccggtggaaatctgtcctttggtctggtgaTTTGATGAGCTCAAATtagcgatttttggttccaactgtcgtgtctttgtgagatgcagagtaggtcaatcaatttcaatcaattttattttatatagcccttcgtacatcagctaatatctcgaagtgctgtacagacacccagcctaaaaccccaaacagctagtaatgcaggtgtagaagcacggtggctaggaaaaactccctagaaaggccaaaacctaggaagaaacctagagaggaaccaggctatgaggggtggccagtcctcttctggctgtgccgggtggagattataacagaactatgccaagatgttcaaaaatgttcataagtgacaagcatggtcaaataataatcatgaataattttcagttggcttttcatagccgatcatcaagagttgaaaaacaacaggtctgggacaggtggcggttccataaccgcaggcagaacagctgaaactggaatagcagcaaggccaggcggactggggacagcaaggagtcaccacgggcggcagtcccgacgcatggtcctagggcccaggtcctccgagagaaagaaagagagaaggagaaaattagagagagccaagattttcaaaatttccataaatgacaagcatggtcaaataataatcaggaataaatctcagttggcttttcatagccgatcattaagagttgaaaacagcaggtctgggacaggtaggggttccataaccgcaggcagaacagttgaaactggaatagcagcaaggccaggcggactggggacagcaaggagtcaccacggccggtagtcccgacgtatggtcctagggctcaggtcctccgagagaaagaaagagagaaggagaaaattagagagagccaagattttcaaaatgttcataaatgacaagcatgg encodes the following:
- the LOC139545271 gene encoding tuftelin-interacting protein 11-like isoform X2, with the protein product MIPILSRMIECYLLSLIGATTEQSVNVLPLRGPDVSMSHLYGRQGEEEEEGVEVEKFEVTEWDLANEFNTERCRHRQTKEEAVYGIWAERGDSDDERPSFGGKRVVISVATASPRGLGLQLVSGLEETWAPGRNTKGIGQKLIQKMGYTPGKGLGKNLWGGVMEIEERA